GTCTCGATAAATGGAAGGCTGACCTAATTCAGGCGAAGGGCGCCGCAGTCGACGCGAACGAAGCAGTCGATGGTTTGAAGGCAAAGATTGCGGAGTTGAATGCAATCGTCGAAAGGCCAGTGGTCTCAAATTCGGTTGCCGAAACCTCCAAGGTCTATACGGAGATGGCCAAAAAGATCGACGAGCAGATATTGCTCGCCGGGAAAACAACCGAAGCGGACAAGTTGCAGGCTCGTATCAAGGCAGGTCTCGTAGAGGGGCTAAAGGCCGGAGAGGGCGACTTGCTCGTCGCCTCTCAGAGGCGTGCAGACGCGGCGATCAAAGCTGCCGAGGCAACAAAGAAAGCGGATGATTCAGCCAAGGCTTCCGCAAAATCGGCTGCTGAGGCTCTTACTAAGCGCGGCGTTGACGCAGAGGAAAACTACCGTCGCCAGATCACCCTTATCGATGAGACAACTGGCAAGCAGGGCAAGGCCAGTGAAGTAGCAAAGCTCGCCTTCGAGCTTGAAACCGGAAAGCTCAAAGGGGTGAGCGCAGAGCGCCAGAAGGTTCTTCAGGATTTGGCTGCTGAGCTCGACTCGAAGGTCAAGCTGAAGAAGCAGAACGAGGAAGACCTGAAGCTGGCCACGCTGCAGGCCAACCTGAAAGACAGCAACACCATTGTTCGCCAGGGCTTTGAGATGGAGCTGGCGGGCGCTGGTTCCGGGGAAAAGCTGCGGGGGCGCCTGAAAGAAGACCTGGCAATCCAGCAGGATTATGCCAAGCAGCGCGCGGAGATGTTCAAGCAGTACAAGGAAGCCGAAGTACTCGGTGACCCCGACGCCAAAAGCCGATACGACAAGGAGACCGCACTTCTTGAGGAGGCCCTTGCTGAGCGGATAGTCATCCAGCAGGACTATTACAACCAGCAGGATGCGGCTCAATCCAACTGGCTGACGGGCGTCAGTGATGCCTGGCAGAACTACGTTGATGCAGCGCAGGACTACACGTCGCAGGCGGCAGAAGCGACTGCCACTTTGCTGGGTGATGCAACAAGCGGTCTCAGCCAGTTCTTCACTGATGTGGCGACTGGTGCCGAGACGGCGGGCGATGCCCTGGGCAACCTCGTTACGGACTTTGCGAAATCCACCATCAAGGCGCTGGCCGACATGGCAGCTCAGTGGCTGGTGTATCAAGCCGTCCAATTGATTGTTGGTAAAACGACTCAGGCCAGTGCGGCGCCGACGCTGATCGCGAATGCCCAAGCGACTTCCACCCAGGCGGCACTGGCTGCATATGCATCCACAGCTGCAATCCCTATCGTCGGGCCGGTCCTGGCACCTGCAGCCGCAGCTACTGCTGCCGCCGCAACGGCGCCAATGGTCGCCGGCGTGGCGTCAGCGGCGCTGGCCGGCATGGCGCACGACGGTATCGACTCTGTTCCGGAGACAGGTACCTGGCTGCTCAAGAAAGGTGAGCGGGTCACCACTGCCGAGACCAGCGCAAAGCTTGATTCGACCCTGGACAGGATGCGTGCAAGTAACGATTCGTCCGGCTCCCAGACCGTAAACGTCATCGAAGACGCTTCCCGAGCCGGGAGAACACAGACCAGGCAAGTCGGAGGGCGCCAAGAAACAGACGTTTTCGTTTCCGATATCAACAGTAATGGCCCTCGCGCCAAAGCGATTCAGCAAATGCTTGGGATAGGGAGAGCGGCACGATGATTCAGTTTCCAAAGGAATTGCCGTGCGCACTCCGAGAGGGTTACGGATTTAAGCCCGTCAGCCCGATGATGGGCACGGAGATGCAAACGGGCCGCACCAGGTATCGCCGAAAGTATTCATCCACCCCAACCGTCACAACAGTCAACTGGCTGTTCAATGACGTGGAGGCTCAGCTGTTTGAATCATGGTTCGAAGAGGTTTTGATCTCCGGCAGCCAGTGGTTCGAGTGCGACCTGAAAACCCCGCAAGCGCTTCAGCCATACAAGGCGCACTTCGTCGACATCTACGAGGGTCCAACCCTCGACGGCGTCAGCTTGTGGCGATACCGGGCTCAGCTTGAGTTGTGGGAGCGACCGATCCTCACCGGCGGCTGGGCGATCTACGCGCCGGAGTACATCACCGGCATGAACATCATCGACCTTGCGGTCAATAAGGACTGGCCACAATGACAAGCTTTGTACTGAACCGGCTCTACTCCAGTGGTGGGCCGGAGATTCTGCACGGCACCCTGGAGGTGACCGACGGGGTAGCACGCCACTTTCTAACCAACGGTTACGAGGATCTGCTGTTGGGCCTGGAGACGGGCGGCACTGCGACTTTTCTGGCTTGTGGCATATCCATCGCTCTCCCGAAACGGGGTAGTGACGGAAAGCAGGACCTGAAGTTTGCCCTGTGCAACATCGACGGGAGTGTCTCCGGCTTCCTGCGCGCCGCCTTGAAAGACCGCAGGGAGATCAACCTGGTGTACAGGGGGTACATCAGCACTGACCCGGCCTACCCGTCGAAGATCCTTCGCTACAAGGTGAAGAGCGGTTCTGTCACGGCGACCGAAGCGCAGATCGTGGCCGGCTACTTCAACCTGCTGGAAACCCTCTGGCTTCGATTCAATTACACCGGCGAATTCGCCCCAGGCATGCGGTACCAATAATGATCGATCACGACAAATACCCTGCGGGTAAGTACCGCGAGGGGGGGAGAGTGTGGCCGTTTGTTGACTGCTACGGCCTGGTGCTGGAGGTCCGGCGTGATCTTGGGTTACCGGACTGGCCAGAGTGGGCCGATATCCGCGCCGGCGACGGCTCCATGGTCGAGGTGGCTGGGAAGTGGTTCCCGACGCTCACGCCGTGCCAGCCGGAGGAGGGTGCCTTGATTGCCCTGTACGAAGGCAGCGAGATGCGCCACGTCGGCGTGGTCGTTCGCGTCGATGCCTCCCTTGAGGCAATGGAAATCACCGAGAAGCACAACGTCATCTGCCTGCCTTTGCACAGGCTCAAGCGCCGCTTCGTGCGGGTGGAGTACTACAAGTGATCGAGATCTACCCATCCAGGATTGGTGTTGAAAAAGGCGACTGCGTGCCGCTGGAGATTCACCAGGTAAAGGGGCCGATTACCCTGGCCGGATGGCTGTCGGCCAATGTCAAAGGCTTCGATATCGGTGCGGTGCATCCAATCTGCATTGAAGTGAATGATGCGGTTGTACCTGTGGATCAGTGGCAGTCAGTGGTAATCGGCCCAGAGACCGCTGTGAAGATCTTCCCGGAGGCGAGAGCCGCCGCTGCCGCTGTCGCGGCCTGGGTCGCCGTGGCGCTGGCTGCAGTGTCCATCATCATGGTCATGAGCATGCCGAAGGCCAAGGCTGCGAAACAGCAGCAGGGCGATGACCTCGACCTGGCCACGGCCACTGGCAACCATGCAAAGCTGAATTCTCCGATCCGCGAGATCTTGGGCAAAGCCAAGGTGTATCCAGACCTTTTGGTCCCGCCGGTGTCGAGGTTCGTGAACAAACGCCTGATGCGCACCAGCCTGTGCCTATGCGTAGGCCGTGGCCGGCATCTTCTCCCGTCCAGCACGCTCAAGATCGGCGACACCCCGGTAGCTGCGTTCGGCTCTGACGTGTCCTTCAATATCTACGAGCCAGGCGCATCACTTGCAAATGATCCTCGCGCCCAGAACTGGTACCCGGTAGGCGAGGTTGGCGGGACCAACGCCGGTACAGCCGGCTTGGACCTGGGCAGTACGGCTCCCTCGGAATCTACCGCGCTGGCTGACTCGATACTGATCAGCGGCACAACGATCTCCCTGCTGGGCAACAGCCCGCGCTTCCCGGACAACTGGGCCGCCGGCACGGTGCTCACCCTGGTCACGCCTGACACCTTCACGGTTTCCTCTGCTGGCGGGTATAGCAGGATCGCCGGTGCGCTCACGGACCTTTCCCCGTTCGTTGGCATGAAGGTGACGCTGCGCAGTGATACCGATCTGGATTTGATGGTGGCTAGCGTGGCGCCCTATGTTCCGCCGGTGCCTGGTGTAGGTGGCTCGCCTTCATCTGTGTCGGCCAGCGCCTCACCATCTACCTATGACTTCAGTGCGAGCGCGGTGGTCTGGACTGTGACCTTCCAGGGCGTCACCAAAACCGTCTCACTGAATGCGAACTACGGAAGTATGAGCGCCCTGGTGTCGATCATAACGTCGCAGCTCTCGGGCATCGGCCTGGTGGCTCAAGACAACTCCGGCCGTTTGCGCTTGATTGAGCCGCTGAGCCCCTACAAGGGCGGCACTATTTCGCAAACCAGCGCGCCTGTGCCGATCTTTGGTTCCGGCCCTACGTACGTGGTGGGCACCGCCTCGACTGGTGGCTCTGCCGAGCAGCAGGCATCCATCACCTTGCAGTTCGACAACGGTACGCCTTTCACTGGGCTGGCCGTGGGTCAGCAGCGCTTGGCTTTGGGGTACCGCGGCTTTCGCTACAGCGTTGTCTCGATTGACGGGCTTAGCGCCTCGATTCGCCGCATCAATGACCTCGGTGCTATTGATACAAACTGGGGCGGATTCACTGCTCGAACCCTGCTGGACTTCTCATTTACCGGGCCTGGGGGCACTGTCAACTGGATCGGCCCCTTAATGGGGTGCCCTGAGAACGAACTGGCAACCATGGCCGAATACGACGTCTTCTTCAACAACGGCCTGTGCTACTACAGCAAACAGGGGAACATCAAAGTTTCCTCAAAGTCGGTTGAGGTTCGCTGGCGGGATGCGGCCATTGGCGGGGCCTGGACGACGATTACCCACACCTACGTTGAGGCAACTCCAGACCAGATCGGTTTCACCCACCAGCTTGTTTTCCCCTACCCGCTGCGCCCAGAGTTCCAGATGCGCCGGGTTGAGCCGCTTATGGGAGGGCAGGCTCGAGAGTCCATTCAATGGCTTGGCCTACGCACGCTCTTGCCGTGGCCAACGTCCTACCAGGGCGTGACCGTCATCACTATGGATGTGCGCGGCGGCGATCGCCTCAGCGCTCAGTCTGAGCGCCAGGTTAACTGCGTTCCAACCCGCATCTATGACAGTGCGCCGATGCGCTCAATCAAAGGCGCAGCCTTGCACGTCTGCCAGAGCCTGGG
This genomic window from Pseudomonas sp. Bout1 contains:
- a CDS encoding phage tail tape measure protein; amino-acid sequence: MAGSLGTLTLDLIAKIGGFTGPMDQAGRAAKKSSKEMTDAANQAASAWSALGTVAAGAVAGFSVASIFGRFVTETKSAEREQAQLGAVLRSTGESAGFNRDQLNSMADALAKATTFSGGDISQAQTTLLAFTGVVGGQFNRALQAAADMAARTGATVKDAAETIGRALDVPSEGLTSLSKQGFRFSEEQKKLAVALESTGDVAGAQQIILKSLEESYGGAASAARDTFGGSLDALQNTISDLLTGEGSLDSAKVAVNALNDVLGSSAAKDAMEVTAKAAVALAGVLSIRLAAAAVSAAASFVLVQADTIRYQATLARMAGVSSAAAAGLSTLSASARAASAAMALLGGPVGVALLAGSALVYFATRASEADKASAALDERIAKLNTSFATMKVDQAAAAIPDYTKKLESATMAADAINARIFTLNENIKRFPQSPSLDKWKADLIQAKGAAVDANEAVDGLKAKIAELNAIVERPVVSNSVAETSKVYTEMAKKIDEQILLAGKTTEADKLQARIKAGLVEGLKAGEGDLLVASQRRADAAIKAAEATKKADDSAKASAKSAAEALTKRGVDAEENYRRQITLIDETTGKQGKASEVAKLAFELETGKLKGVSAERQKVLQDLAAELDSKVKLKKQNEEDLKLATLQANLKDSNTIVRQGFEMELAGAGSGEKLRGRLKEDLAIQQDYAKQRAEMFKQYKEAEVLGDPDAKSRYDKETALLEEALAERIVIQQDYYNQQDAAQSNWLTGVSDAWQNYVDAAQDYTSQAAEATATLLGDATSGLSQFFTDVATGAETAGDALGNLVTDFAKSTIKALADMAAQWLVYQAVQLIVGKTTQASAAPTLIANAQATSTQAALAAYASTAAIPIVGPVLAPAAAATAAAATAPMVAGVASAALAGMAHDGIDSVPETGTWLLKKGERVTTAETSAKLDSTLDRMRASNDSSGSQTVNVIEDASRAGRTQTRQVGGRQETDVFVSDINSNGPRAKAIQQMLGIGRAAR
- a CDS encoding DUF1833 family protein, which encodes MTSFVLNRLYSSGGPEILHGTLEVTDGVARHFLTNGYEDLLLGLETGGTATFLACGISIALPKRGSDGKQDLKFALCNIDGSVSGFLRAALKDRREINLVYRGYISTDPAYPSKILRYKVKSGSVTATEAQIVAGYFNLLETLWLRFNYTGEFAPGMRYQ
- a CDS encoding nitrite transporter, encoding MWPFVDCYGLVLEVRRDLGLPDWPEWADIRAGDGSMVEVAGKWFPTLTPCQPEEGALIALYEGSEMRHVGVVVRVDASLEAMEITEKHNVICLPLHRLKRRFVRVEYYK
- a CDS encoding host specificity factor TipJ family phage tail protein → MIEIYPSRIGVEKGDCVPLEIHQVKGPITLAGWLSANVKGFDIGAVHPICIEVNDAVVPVDQWQSVVIGPETAVKIFPEARAAAAAVAAWVAVALAAVSIIMVMSMPKAKAAKQQQGDDLDLATATGNHAKLNSPIREILGKAKVYPDLLVPPVSRFVNKRLMRTSLCLCVGRGRHLLPSSTLKIGDTPVAAFGSDVSFNIYEPGASLANDPRAQNWYPVGEVGGTNAGTAGLDLGSTAPSESTALADSILISGTTISLLGNSPRFPDNWAAGTVLTLVTPDTFTVSSAGGYSRIAGALTDLSPFVGMKVTLRSDTDLDLMVASVAPYVPPVPGVGGSPSSVSASASPSTYDFSASAVVWTVTFQGVTKTVSLNANYGSMSALVSIITSQLSGIGLVAQDNSGRLRLIEPLSPYKGGTISQTSAPVPIFGSGPTYVVGTASTGGSAEQQASITLQFDNGTPFTGLAVGQQRLALGYRGFRYSVVSIDGLSASIRRINDLGAIDTNWGGFTARTLLDFSFTGPGGTVNWIGPLMGCPENELATMAEYDVFFNNGLCYYSKQGNIKVSSKSVEVRWRDAAIGGAWTTITHTYVEATPDQIGFTHQLVFPYPLRPEFQMRRVEPLMGGQARESIQWLGLRTLLPWPTSYQGVTVITMDVRGGDRLSAQSERQVNCVPTRIYDSAPMRSIKGAALHVCQSLGIDESLIDMDALNTVDQDYWTPRGELYDMSHEKAMPAREMLQGIFTAGMSHLSNGNGLLSVKREGIQPPRGVITPHEMASELTASFTAPSPDDFDGVDVEYVDQYTNRKETVPCRLPGSLGLKVDKIQLDGVSDRDYAWRIGMRQLRKYQFSRWAYSVDTELDALVFEDIDRITLADDIPNTTSSALIMEVEQVGDRYLLTLSEEMDWTMVAPRAVIRRHDGTVTSLFEPQEAGFHQVLVPLSAIDFDIITDLSIEPARFLFGPSEQVGYPAMITEITPNQDGTCAVTASEYSPVFYADDDNYAPAAA